cagaaaaccattgtcagttaacacagttcgtcgctacatctacaagtgcaagttaaaactctaccatgcaaagcaaaaaccatacatcaataacatccacaAACGCCGCCgcattctctgggcccaagctcatttgaaatggacagacgcaaagtggaaaagtgtggtgtggtctgatgagtccacatttcagattgtttttggaaatcacggacgcagtgttctctggacaaaagaggaaaaagaccgtccagattgttaccagcgcaaagttcgaaagccagcatctgtgatggtatggggatgtgttagtgctcatggcatgggcactaacacatctgtgatggccccatcaatgctgaaaggtacatccaggtttgggagcaacacatgctgccatccaagcaacgtgtttttcagggacgtccctgctcatttcagcaagacaataccaatccacattctgcacgttacaacagcgtggcttcatagtaaaagagtgcaggtactagactggcctgcctgcagtccagacctgtcgcccattgaaaatgtgtggtgcattatgaagtgcaaaatacgacaacgaagaccctggactgttgaacaactgaagtcatacatcaagcaagaatgggaaagaattccacctacaaagcttcaacaattagtgtcctcagttcccaaacgcttattgagtgttgttagaaaggtgatgtaacacagtggtaaacataccactgtcccagcttttttgaaacatgttgcaggcatccatttcaaaatgagcaaatatttgcacaaaaacaaagtttattagtttgaacattaaatatcttgtctttgtggtctattcaattgaatataggttgaagaggatttgcaaacactgtattctgtttttatttacattttacacaacgtcccaacttcattggaattggggttgtacagctaccaccctgggatggctgtcaAACACTTTTCAAATCCCTATCGATAGGTGACCAAAATGCCAAATCAGATCATATACAGTTTCAGAGTGGTCGTGACATGCCCACTTTCAGAGGTATAGATTAatgtttctcaaactttttcagacAAAAGACCACttaatcaatttaaaaaaaaaaaattattgtggACCACTCGACTTCCCAAatagcaaaaaatgataggcttgCTTACCACTGCAACAGAATACTACAGCAGCATATTACTATTAGACTTCAGCGTAAattttaaacagtttgagaaatATGGTGTTAGAATATAACTTTAAAATGTCATATTCTACCAATAAAATCACATACGACTCTTTGAGAAAGGCCTGGATGCGTTGTGCTGATTCACGTTTTCATCTGTGACCTTGTTGACCTCCGGTGGAGCTTTGCGAGTGCAGCAGATTGTGCAGCAAACAGAGATAAAGCATAAAGTATTTGGCAAACGTCTGAAGTAAACCTACAACAACCGTATTATCGCACAGAGAAGAGTGACATCAATAAGAGCTGAAATATTCACTGAGGCGAACAATAAATGAACTGCTGatctaatttttttcctcaactgTCATTTTCATCTAAGTAAATTCTGCATCCAAGACATCAGTCGTCGTTTAGCGTTCTGAGTCTTGACTACTTCACCGTgcttatttgttaactctttccTTCTGTCTCGCATCCTTTCCTGGTCCAGTCTGTGTTGGGGAGCTCCTCTCTCGGCGCGCTCAATCTCACGCGTCAGACTGAAGTGAACCATTTGCAGGCTGAGTATCGGCACGATGAGGTTGAAATTGTCCACCTGCTTGTTAAGTTTCATCAGCTCCTCCTCCACAGACGCGCACAGCTGCTCCCACTGGCTGTGCTCTTTGGGGGTCATTGGGTCACCCAGTTGTGCCCTTCCATCCAACAACCTCTTACGGATGCGTGTCACTGCCTCTCGGATGTCACGCTGCGTGACCACCCATGGCGGTTGATACCCATTGTCTATGAGGATGCGGTTGAGGTTGTGGATCATGGGGTCTGCATATGGATTGTGCGCAAACTTGTTGAGGGGCTTTCCGGCTCCGCTCAGGTTTTTGAAGTCTCCGCGGGCCATTGAATCCTGGATCAGGTCCTCCACCAGTCTCTCCACTGTCTGGGTGATCTTGATCTTGTGGCTACGCTGACGCTCGTCTCTCTCCGCCAGGGAC
The Thalassophryne amazonica chromosome 7, fThaAma1.1, whole genome shotgun sequence genome window above contains:
- the dnajc28 gene encoding dnaJ homolog subfamily C member 28 codes for the protein MSCSLRLLVSCSDLFSHGRFFLVLLRDALPHRALSDHSQISRSLKESYKLLQLSADEHSSPTQVKEAYMRLARLYHPDSGAPTANAALFAQVEEAYRAVLAHQSKSKLSDGHKEEEDEDKFKGRAIQHRHYLSYEGIGSGTPSQRERQYRQIRVDQAAEQVLDYRQREHERAAAAEGSLAERDERQRSHKIKITQTVERLVEDLIQDSMARGDFKNLSGAGKPLNKFAHNPYADPMIHNLNRILIDNGYQPPWVVTQRDIREAVTRIRKRLLDGRAQLGDPMTPKEHSQWEQLCASVEEELMKLNKQVDNFNLIVPILSLQMVHFSLTREIERAERGAPQHRLDQERMRDRRKELTNKHGEVVKTQNAKRRLMSWMQNLLR